The Toxoplasma gondii ME49 chromosome XI, whole genome shotgun sequence region TGGCGGCGAAGTCTGACTCCTGTTCGAAAGGTGGATGCCTCATGCTGCTGCAAATGTCAGAAACGGAAGCTTGCGAAGGGGTTTGATGAATGAGGTCTCGAAATGTTTCTCGCATGGTACGGAGCTCCGTCGCTGAAGGTGGGACATACTCGTTCGCGTCTGTGCGGCATTTCCCGTGGGGAAATTCACCACTTCGTAGCACACCCGCGCTCGACTTAAGATGCGGTTCCATGCTCTTGATGATCCACAATGCCCGTAAACGAACAGAGGCCGTGTTCCCCGCTGGCAGACGCACAAAATGACGGATGAAAACGGCGTCGAGGTTGGTTGGCACTCTTCCGCAGTGCCAGGTCCGAGGATCGAAGAAGTCGCCGCTCCTGACTGTGCAACAAACAAATGGCATTGAATAACCTCTCGATGTAGCGTCTGCGCATTGATGGAACCGAAGAGGCTCTACAGTGGTTGTGGTTGTAgtgcttcgtctccgttcATCCCCTGGCTGCACAATGTCCAATGaagtctcctcgttctcctctggTTTGAATTCCTGTGCGAGTTCGTAGTCGCCGAACGCGACTCCAACGGCACGGTACCTCGGCTCCTTGGGGTGTCCCAGTGTATCGCCCTCAACCTGTTGTAGAGCAGATTCAGGCTTTCCCTCCAGTAGAGGTCTGCTTCCCTGAAGGCTCTGCAAGGGAGTCTTCTGTTCCCCTTCCTGTGTCACAGGCGTTGAGAGGGGTTCTACGATGATGGGAGCCTCATCTGAGCTCGCACCCTGTGGGGGTCTCCACAGAAGTGAAAGggctttctcctcctctgccgtAACTGGCTGTGCTTCTTCCCATTGTAGGCGACGCGCTTGATATGTAGGGAAGGACGCGACGGCATTGGGAAGGCTTCTTTGTCCGAGTGTCGCTGCGTGCGATCCGTTTGAGACATCATTTGAAACCACTTCTATGTCGAAATGTGGCACGGGCACTCGCAAGTCGGGCGGCTTTGTGCTATGCGCATCCGTACACTTCCTAAGCAAGACTAGAACCAGGAAAAAGTTCAGGAGAAAAACCTCTGTCGCCCTAACAAACTTTCTCAATCCACGAGTGTGCACACCCATGGAGAGTGCGCAGTCTGGACTCCACAGTGAATCCCCAAAAACCATGGAGATGGTTTTCCTGCTGGAGGTAGTCATCGGTATAGATAGCTTTGTGGTCAACTTTAAAGACTGAGGCGCAGGCGGTCACCTCTTTGACGCACACGCAGAAGCAACAGTCTCCAGGGGACTGACGCACCCAGGCACCCCTCGTTGATCTCTACAGGGACTAGAAAGATTCACGAAGTATTTGCGTGAGGAGGATTCTGCAGTTAGAATCTGATGGTAAAAGCCTAGGGatgagagaggcggaggaaaCGCAGCTCACGAGTACGATTGGATCTACGTGATTTGATGGAAACGCATGTGAGTAGCCGTCACTACAAGACGGCTGCATTACGGTTGCGGCTAGCGGGCAACTGTGTGCCCGCTGAACATTGATATATCATCGAGTTTGCTCGCAGTGCTCATGGCGGAAACAGAAACTGACACATGGTCTTCCACAGAGACACTGTCGCGCGCGTGTTTCCATTAACACAACACGAGTtaaacgaagcagagactcgTGTTTGTGGCTTGTAATCAGTACCAGTTCTCGTTCCCCCCTCGGCTGCACGACTGAAGGCATGTTAATTCCGAAAGAATGTTGCCACAGCTTTGTATTCATTCGCAACAACATAAAATCTACACGAATTGAATTCCATATCGCTCAATTTCAGACGCAAGCGGACATAATGAAGAGCATAGTCTTGTGTCACCCCTGGGCGTTTTAGTTGCAGTGAAAGTGACTGCACTGGCGGCTCTAGACGAAATCGAGATACGAATAGTCAAAAGGTTGCCCGTGGCAATTCGTGTGGTTTCTGACAGGTTTAAGCCAATTGGGTTCCCTAGACTTCAGTTCGTGAAGCGTTTTGATTCCTCTGCGTGTATGTTTGCAAACGCGTTACTTCTGTGAAATGCATCGTGGGAATATTAATCGACGTTAAGTATCGACCTGAAGGTTTTCCAAGCGCGTTACGGCTACCGTATCCATTTGCTTCACATAGGATCCACTGTGAATTCACTATTCCTCTCCCATCTCCCACGCACAAAAAATCAGTGCTGGCTTCAGAACGGACACACACACCTTTTGGCGCCGCCCCGGACCTTGCGCCAGCTTGGCAGACTCGCGTCCAACAATGCGATCATCTGCTTTACAACCGTAATTTGCCTGGAAGCGAAAGCAGACTCTTTTAATTGAAGACAGGGCTTCCCAGTGCAGGTTTTTGTCAATTCGGCTGCTTCCAGAATACGGTCTTGCTTTTCCTGACACACAAGGATTCGTCAGCTTACGTAGATGATCCGCAGGCTACGGACATCGGTCACGATACGCAAAACATCTTTTTGAACATATTGATAGGCGGAGGCCCCTCAATCTTTACCCTTTCCGTTGTGCGTTGCACTATCGATGAACTCGGAAATATGCGTTCGCATACTTTTCTGAAGTTGCTGGGCTTTGCCGTCGTCGGGCAGTGCGTTGTATTAACGACGCCTGCCCCCACACACGTAAGGAGATGCCACGGGTGTGGTTTTGAACGTTTGTTTTTTATATTGGCTCGAAACCTGTTCGACGGCTAACTGTCCCGCCTCTCAACTCGGTCCCGTGGCACAACCTCATTCGCTGTCAAGTTTACATGGTACCAGGACCAATAGACAAACTACCAGCTGAAGAAACGCTTCGGCGCCCAGGCGGCAGCTGCCTGACTCGTGGTTGCAAGTGGTGTCTGCGCAACGCCATGAACTGCCACTCTTCCAGTGGTTCGGAACGTGGTAGTAAGTCCATTGTTATCCGGAATTCAAAATGTGGCATCTCACTGGCATTTCTAAGGTACATCTGTTCTTTCTATTTTCGTTATTTTTCAGGCTGCAAGAGTGACGACAAGTCTCCGAGGTGCGGCACacagaacagaaacagaTGCTTCACCTTTTCTCGACTCCAGGACTGAAGAGCAAGCCCAGGCACGGCAACAGCAGGCAATATTTCTCTCTCCTATCCCGAGTCCAATTAGCTATTCCGGTGTGTTGCCCGAAGGAAACTATCTCGGCGACGACGCTGTAGTCGAGAATAGTACTGGACTGATGGCCATGCAACTGCCAGCGGATGATGAAACGGAAGGGCAGTCTGAAGACAATAGAAATTTCTCGGCCATCTGGGAAGTGCCGGCGCCGCATACAGAATCGTTGGATGGCCAGCTTGGAGTGCTACTAAACAATGGGAGCCTTACAGATCGTGAAGAAGTCACGGAGTTTCAGCCCCTCACTTCTCAGACAGGAAGTGCAGGTAATGGAAATGATAGTCAAATGGATGTTGCCAGTGAGGAGCTCGACTCGCTGGTGAAAAACGATCAAGGACAAGTCACCAGTACCATGGCTGAAACATCCACACGACTCGAGGCAACTGAGATGTCACTGCCATCAAAATCGGAGAGCAACGCCGTCGATGAGGCAACGGCCACGGCGACGCCAGAGGGTTCCCTCTCGGCATCGTTGCCTCACGCACGCAAGCcgacagatgaagaagaataTTACCTGGGGAAAGTCGGTCATGAGGAACAACTAAAACGTGACACAGACAGCGAACACTCAGAAATGAATCCTGAAGGCACTGGAGTCCTCCATAGTagagcggaagaaaaagacgctGCCCATGCCGACAGCGAAGGGGATCGCGCAGGAGGCGCGGACACTGTTGCCGAAATGAAAGGTGAACAACACCATGAGGGTTTGTTGGgtgagggaggagagggaatGCTGAACAAAGAGATGCACATCCGGAAAGAGGTTGACTCACTGAAGGGGACCTCTGCAAAGTCTGGGCCAGAAGGGGAAGCACAGAAGCAACAATATAACGGCGAGCACGACGAACAAGTCGTCATGTCTCCTGCACTTCTTGAGTCTACTAACACGGTGACTCCGACTTCTGAACAAACTATGGCTGATATAGCGGACATGGACGAACTGGAAGAGATCCACGAAACCATGATGACAGCCAACTCGCCTTCCATTATCGTCGGCTCGGAACCATCAGCTCTGGAGCCTGCAGAAGTGTCTGAGAGAGCTTATGAGCCATCTATGGGTCCTTTAGACGCGGCTTCCTTAGGCACCTCTGAGGTGGCGCCACACAgtgtcctctctcctgcgaTAGTTGACACAAGTTCAAGCGATCAGCAAGGCaccgtctcgccttcctcaggGCTCTCGCTGTTGCCAGGCAACGTAGAGGGTGCCAATGTGACACAAGGAATGCTGTTGAGTGGAAATTCTGGTGATCAAATTACAGACGTTCCGTCTTCTACTGAATCCGGCCACATTCAAACTGTGCACCCTTCGCATTCACACAACGGGTTGATGGAACCAGCGTCCCACCAAGACTTGCATCTAATGCACGAAAGTCGCGGTCCTCACGAAATGGAACGCACCGTCCTTGATGCTGAGAGTGGCATCCTCCCGGGTTCCCAGCTGCACGACGAGTCTGGCCCTTTGCTCGGTGTCCTTCCCGCTGCAAGCTCCTCTCACAGTGGTCATGGCTTTGTACATGAAGGATCGCATATCTTCACAGAGCCTGCTGATATCCACGGCCTGCCAGACACAGGAGTGCATGAATCCATTCACAGCACTTTCCCGATGAGTGCGGCTCACGAGGCGCCTCTTGGCGTTTTCGGTCACGGGGTGATCTCGTCGCCAGAACCAACTCAGACGAACCTGCTACCCCCAATGGCCACAGCGGTGCAAGCAATTCAATCACCCTTCCTAGCGCATGAGACGAGCCCGGCATTCAGCACACCCATGCATGTCAGCTCCTCAACAGGAGAGCTTGTCACAGTCCCAGGGGCTCTGGCGTTTGTGCAAagtgaagaagcagctgcaactcgaggagggaagaaaaagggagggaacaaaaacaagaagagTCCGCCTGCAGTCGTTTACGAATCCAAGCCCGGCCCTATGGTTACCGAACACAAGCCGACAGTGCACATTGCTGAACCGATCCTTGTAGAGCTGCAAGAAAAACCCAAGAAGCGGAGCAGAAGGGCACCTATATAAAAGGCCCTGTGGGCCTGAAAGACTAGTGCGCCGCAAAAGAACAGATGTCAACTGTTCACcatgggggggggggggggaggagACCACCAGAGTGGGCTTCTCATCTTCACACAACTCACATATCGCTGCGTAAGTCAAGGGTGGTGCCGCTTGAGGGTGGTACGGAATTGACAAAGGCAAAGGAACCTTGTGTGAGACAGAAATGCGGTGAATAGCATGAGAGAGTTTGCAAGAAGGTAAATTTGTATCTAGTGTATGACAGGTTTCTTTCATTGCGTTAGACGGTGATGGTGGTATGCCGGGTTCTGGTGATGCAGGTCTCTGTCTGGCGACGTGTGACAGCTCCACTCTTTCCTATTCGGCTGGCTTATCCGAGCCAGAATCTTGCTGCACGAAGTGCAACCAAACTTGAGGATCAAGTCAATGAGCAGGATTGAGCAGACGTATTCCTGCAACACAACATTTCGGTTTAGTCACCAAACTACTACACCTAAAACGGGGAACCTCTGCGTTCACAACTCATGACTGTCCTAAAGGACATGGGGTAATccagccttttcttctgcgaaCTGGACATGTCCGCGGATCTAATCTACAGGAGTGTACCGATGTCACCTCACCAGCCGTAGCACAACACAGCGGATGTTCTAGATCTCTCACCCTTTCAACGATCTCCCGTCGTTTATTCTTGTCCCGACGTTAGAAAGTTCATTTGGAAGGACTCCAGCAGCTATCCACTTAGTCGCAAGCAGAAATACGCAGTCTCAGCTACACATCTGCGCCTGATTTTCTTCGTATTCTGGGCAGCTGACTGCATTCCCTCTGACCAAATGTAGAAAGGATGAAACGGGGTAAAGCGGCGCACGCTTTCTGAAAGGCACGCCCTCATCTGCGATTCTGGACTTTAGCACGCTTGACGACTGTCTGTGCTGTCATTCTACTTGCAATCACCATGAAGCAATTTTTACTTTCAAGCTCGTATCACTCAGAGCAAGCTATTTCGCGATTCCTTCTTACTACTTTCTGTGTGAATGCCGAAAGTCAGCAACTGGCCTGACACAGCCTGCGATGCCGCAGACTACACCTGCTTGAGGTGCCTTAATATCTAGGTACAGCATCTCTTTTGGAGGCACACAGCTGAgaagtttctcttcttccaactTTTCAAACATCAGACGTGAAAGATTCTGCTCGATTGTAACCACGTCCCTGGTCGCATGGCTCCATCCACCCCCTCCCAGCTCCGCTCCAGGCATGTGTTGCAGGGCGTTGACACCACGTTTAGGTTACCACGCATCAAGGAATCCTTGAAATTAGTagttctgtttcttccgcgGACGCCAACCGCTGTTACGCCTTTCTGGAGCCTGCTTGACTCCTGTGTTTCAGAAAAGTTTTCTTTGTTCAAAACTTGCAGCGTTTAGCTGCATACTGTTCCATTCGACCTTATCTACTCACAGTGGCgtaactcaaatcgaatagACGGAGACCATATAATCCTTGAGATCCGAAAAATGACCCTTGGATGCATGAGATAGCTACACGAGCCAGGCTCGCTGCGCGCATGCAATTGCAGCGGAACGCGCTTCGAGTCTTTTCGCGGTGACTCTGCATCGCCCTCAGCTCCCAGTCTTCCGTTGATTTCTCGTGTTCTTCTAATCTTATTGTTTCGCACCCTCTCCGCGTGCAGGAACatccctcctctctcggttGTCACGTTCCAATCACGAAGCGGACGGGGCATTTCCGCTCTTGAGAGCAACCACCTTGGCTGTTTGCGCGGCGTCCGATGAGTTCCCGCTCTAACGACCTGAGCTTGTTCGACGCCTGTTACTGTTCGGTCTCCCATTCTAACTTCCCTCAAGGCCCTGGACGCAGCATTTCTGTCCTTCCGCAAttccctgtttctctgctctaGTGGCTTTTGCCCTAACCGGTCCCAATTCGATTCGTCCCGGTTTGCTCGCCCTACCTAAGGCCGCGCCAGCAGTGTGGCGGCCTAACTTTCTTATTCTAGAGTCACAGCACGTTGTTTCAATCGGCAGTCCACGCTCAATCTCATCAGACATCTTGCTTTCGTGGAACCAGGCTGGTCTATTAAGTCGACGTTCATCCGAGAAGTTGGCGTGGTATCCTTCCAAGCGCCTCACTGCGTAGGCCAGAGACTCCCTTCTGTTCTCACCGCGGATTCGACGGCAACACCCTTTCTGTTAGTTGAATGCCTTCACCGACCACAGACGcgtgtgtcttttcttcacCTTACTCAAGAACATCGGCGGTTCCATTCTTGGCTGGCCGGTTTCCTGAAAAGTCGTTGCCTCCCGCCGCTTGTTGTCCCGTGTCGACTCCACAAAGAGGAGAGTCTGCCTTTTCAGAGATACAGTTCCAGCAGACTTTGAGGCCTCTGTCGTTTCCACCGGGCGACGTAGCAGGTTAGCCGCTCTGAGATCCACACCACTTTCCTCGTGGAGATGCGCTGCATTTCCTTTCGGTTCCCGTGATGCGGGACTTGTCCGTGcctccgtttctcgtttcgtctagtgtttgttttctgggcatcgctgcttctcttcgctgcggAGTGCCCCTTCGACCAGCTGCTTCAACAGTTTCCCCAGTCGTGCTTCATTCATTTCCTGTTTcgtcgaggaaggaaggagagcagcTGCAAGAACCGTctcggagaagacgaggtcGGAGCAAgacactgcatgcgagggGAAACTCCAAGGGCGTATCAGGACTTGGCAAAGAAGGGGGACGTTGAGTTCAGGTTTCAGAGGAAAATCCGAGATCGACCTGGAAACAAACTCGACACCATGACGCCGATTCGGCTCAACGTCTACCGGCTTACAGGCACCTTGTCGGTTCCCCCTCTCTGCGGGTGCTGTGCTGCGTATCACACAGGTAACGAATTCGCTTTCCTTGCAGCGAGTGAACAATGAGCCTgttctcctgcgtctccgtttttttaACGATATGCTGAAGCCCTTCGTTTGATGTTTTCCAGAGGCcattcttcctcgttctctcgccgctCCGTGGCTACTTGTCGCAGGCTTCCATCgatctcctctctcttgctctcgccTTGTTGTCTCTGTTGATCTCTAGCACCTTCTCGCttggcttctctcttcggctTTCCCGACTCTcgggtcttcttctctcgcttgaTGTTTCGCTTGTTGTtcatctctctgtccctcgtcgcgcttcttcttttccagctttctcttcctcttttctctcgtgcccactcgtttcttctctctgtctacacCCTTGGCCTGTTATCTCGACGTCTCTATCCGGTACTCTGTCCCCTCGGGGAGCACAGCTGCTTCTGGGGTCGTTGCAGGGCGGGGAGAACAGTCCTCAACTTTAGAATCGGCGGATTCCTCGGTCGAGTGAAGAATCTTTGAAGACAGGGAGGCAGTCTCCGGTGGCGTCTTCATCCAGAACCTTCCTGTTAGACTTCAACGGCCAACTACGTGGTCTGTTTTTTCAAGAAGTCGAGGGGGTCACAGGTGCCTGTACTTGCGGATGCCCCGCCGGTCACTCATATGTGGACGACAACGTCCCCTTTTCTTTcattcctttttctttccttttctcatTCGTTCCCTGTATCTCTCTTTGCTACTTTTTCTGCTACTGTCTTCTCTGATttctcattctctctctctttctccccgtgtctcgctctttctcgctctttgtctttctctttcttccgcgtcttctgtctccgcttcgtGCTCTGTGTCcgcctctctttgtctctcggcGCGGCTCAAGGACGCACTTGTTTGATGTAAGTTCGGCACATTTCCGGcgttctgcgccttctcgaattccacctgtgcatgcgtttcacTTCTTTGTACCCGTTGGCATTGGCTGAAACTTCTGCCAGCGTCAGTGAGCGTGGCGACAGCATTGCATTGTCTGCGC contains the following coding sequences:
- a CDS encoding hypothetical protein (encoded by transcript TGME49_315970) encodes the protein MAMQLPADDETEGQSEDNRNFSAIWEVPAPHTESLDGQLGVLLNNGSLTDREEVTEFQPLTSQTGSAGNGNDSQMDVASEELDSLVKNDQGQVTSTMAETSTRLEATEMSLPSKSESNAVDEATATATPEGSLSASLPHARKPTDEEEYYLGKVGHEEQLKRDTDSEHSEMNPEGTGVLHSRAEEKDAAHADSEGDRAGGADTVAEMKGEQHHEGLLGEGGEGMLNKEMHIRKEVDSLKGTSAKSGPEGEAQKQQYNGEHDEQVVMSPALLESTNTVTPTSEQTMADIADMDELEEIHETMMTANSPSIIVGSEPSALEPAEVSERAYEPSMGPLDAASLGTSEVAPHSVLSPAIVDTSSSDQQGTVSPSSGLSLLPGNVEGANVTQGMLLSGNSGDQITDVPSSTESGHIQTVHPSHSHNGLMEPASHQDLHLMHESRGPHEMERTVLDAESGILPGSQLHDESGPLLGVLPAASSSHSGHGFVHEGSHIFTEPADIHGLPDTGVHESIHSTFPMSAAHEAPLGVFGHGVISSPEPTQTNLLPPMATAVQAIQSPFLAHETSPAFSTPMHVSSSTGELVTVPGALAFVQSEEAAATRGGKKKGGNKNKKSPPAVVYESKPGPMVTEHKPTVHIAEPILVELQEKPKKRSRRAPI